In a genomic window of Saccharothrix sp. HUAS TT1:
- the glmS gene encoding glutamine--fructose-6-phosphate transaminase (isomerizing) has translation MCGIVGYVGPRDAVPVLLEGLHRLEYRGYDSAGVAVVDDGDLRVVKTAGRVGDLRKAVPAGLAGAAGIAHTRWATHGEPSDRNAHPHVDAAARVAIVHNGVFENSDRLRARLVADGVELASDTDSEVLAHFVARSAATSLEDAVREALALVEGTFGVIVVDAGRPGELVAARRGSPVVLGVGEQEMLIASDVTALVRFTQQVIYLDDDEIATVTADGYRTSTMDGRATSTTRSPTAIDVPSAEYELGDHPDFMHKEMREQPDAVDRCLRGRLDHRFSSARLDGVGLTPQDYQRIRRVKLLGCGSAYYAGQLGAQLVEELARIPADAEPASEFRYRNPVVDPDTLYVAISQSGETLDTLAAVQELKRKGGHVIGVVNAVGSTIARECGHGIFLHAGPEVSVAATKSFTTMAVALAVLALDLGRVRDLSITEGRRLVAGLSELPDRIARVLAAEDEVAAIARKYAGARHMFFVGRVRGWPVAREGAQKLKEISYVHAEAYQASELKHGPLALINPEMPTVVLVPDDELLAKNTATIEEIKARGGPVIAVTDADLPAGLATDVIRVPKAHDALAPITLSVPLQLFAYHLAQALGRDVDRPRNLAKSVTVE, from the coding sequence ATGTGCGGAATCGTCGGTTACGTCGGCCCGAGGGACGCCGTCCCGGTGCTGCTGGAGGGCCTGCACCGGCTGGAGTACCGGGGGTACGACTCGGCGGGCGTCGCGGTCGTGGACGACGGCGACCTGCGGGTGGTCAAGACCGCCGGGCGGGTCGGCGACCTGCGCAAGGCCGTGCCGGCGGGCCTCGCGGGCGCGGCGGGCATCGCGCACACCAGGTGGGCCACCCACGGCGAGCCGTCCGACCGCAACGCGCACCCGCACGTGGACGCCGCCGCGCGCGTCGCGATCGTGCACAACGGCGTGTTCGAGAACTCCGACCGGTTGCGCGCCCGGCTCGTCGCCGACGGGGTGGAGCTGGCCTCCGACACCGACAGCGAAGTCCTCGCCCACTTCGTCGCGCGCAGCGCCGCGACCAGCCTCGAAGACGCGGTGCGCGAGGCGCTGGCGCTGGTGGAGGGCACCTTCGGGGTGATCGTGGTGGACGCCGGGCGGCCCGGCGAGCTGGTCGCCGCCCGGCGCGGCAGCCCGGTCGTGCTCGGGGTCGGCGAGCAGGAGATGCTGATCGCCTCCGACGTCACCGCGCTGGTCCGCTTCACCCAGCAGGTGATCTACCTGGACGACGACGAGATCGCCACGGTCACCGCCGACGGCTACCGCACGTCCACCATGGACGGTCGCGCCACCAGCACCACCCGCTCCCCCACGGCGATCGACGTGCCGAGCGCCGAGTACGAGCTGGGCGACCACCCGGACTTCATGCACAAGGAGATGCGGGAGCAGCCGGACGCGGTGGACCGGTGCCTGCGCGGGCGGCTGGACCACCGGTTCTCCTCGGCCAGGCTGGACGGCGTCGGCCTGACGCCGCAGGACTACCAGCGCATCCGCCGGGTCAAGCTGCTCGGCTGCGGCTCGGCCTACTACGCCGGTCAGCTGGGCGCGCAGCTGGTCGAGGAGCTGGCCCGGATCCCGGCCGACGCCGAGCCCGCGTCCGAGTTCCGCTACCGCAACCCGGTGGTCGACCCGGACACGCTCTACGTCGCGATCAGCCAGTCGGGTGAAACGCTGGACACGCTCGCCGCGGTGCAGGAGCTCAAGCGCAAGGGCGGGCACGTCATCGGCGTGGTGAACGCGGTGGGCAGCACGATCGCCCGCGAGTGCGGGCACGGCATCTTCCTGCACGCCGGGCCGGAGGTCTCGGTGGCGGCGACGAAGTCGTTCACCACGATGGCCGTCGCGCTCGCCGTGCTGGCGCTGGACCTGGGCCGGGTGCGCGACCTGTCCATCACCGAGGGCCGCCGGCTGGTCGCCGGGCTGTCCGAGCTGCCGGACCGGATCGCCCGGGTGCTGGCCGCCGAGGACGAGGTCGCGGCGATCGCCCGGAAGTACGCCGGCGCGCGGCACATGTTCTTCGTCGGCCGGGTGCGGGGCTGGCCGGTGGCGCGCGAGGGGGCGCAGAAGCTCAAGGAGATCTCCTACGTGCACGCCGAGGCGTACCAGGCGTCCGAGCTGAAGCACGGGCCGCTGGCGCTGATCAACCCGGAGATGCCGACCGTGGTGCTGGTGCCCGACGACGAGCTGCTGGCCAAGAACACCGCCACCATCGAGGAGATCAAGGCGCGCGGCGGCCCGGTCATCGCGGTCACCGACGCCGACCTGCCCGCCGG